A genome region from Pseudorca crassidens isolate mPseCra1 chromosome 20, mPseCra1.hap1, whole genome shotgun sequence includes the following:
- the CEACAM18 gene encoding LOW QUALITY PROTEIN: carcinoembryonic antigen-related cell adhesion molecule 18 (The sequence of the model RefSeq protein was modified relative to this genomic sequence to represent the inferred CDS: inserted 3 bases in 3 codons; deleted 1 base in 1 codon; substituted 1 base at 1 genomic stop codon) produces MWHGPMFNSRERMYMTGXLLIRGSQLSDTGSYTVWVEASNGTQRATGWPEIRELEIPGISVNISSVAENMDSVAAVCHTSATNVKWYVSYTQVSSYDHMTVSPDNKTLIIQRISSCNSPLQCGIEILPQIIERSEVIFPTLTYGPSSVLIRSKRRNFNGILPAEMGSQVEMECISYFRPEFKYQWIHFHCGFKYQWIHFLLNFSEXKITFLNLIWDQMGRYRYQEVQLQVPWHXDCFXQRFHYLRILAGISHHGDSSGQCPLLCIPHSYPDQTLLYQGKLGYMTTHLRHRRQDQMGKEGSNSPTSLSDTMGPSGMPLLNIARDRETEQPIHAQ; encoded by the exons ATGTGGCATGGGCCCATGTTCAACAGCCGGGAAAGAATGTACATGACAG GACTGCTGATCAGGGGGTCTCAATTAAGTGATACAGGGAGCTACACTGTGTGGGTAGAAGCCAGCAACGGGACCCAGAGAGCAACTGGCTGGCCTGAGATTCGAGAGTTGGAAATCCCAGGCATCTCAGTCAACATTAGCTCCGTG GCAGAAAACATGGATTCCGTGGCTGCTGTCTGCCATACCAGTGCCACCAATGTCAAGTGGTATGTGAGTTACACACAGGTGTCCAGCTATGACCACATGACAGTCTCCCCAGACAACAAGACACTCATCATCCAAAGGATCAGTAGCTGCAACTCACCACTTCAGTGTGGGATAGAAATCCTCCCACAGATTATTGAGAGAAGTGAAGTAATCTTTCCGACATTGACCTATGGTCCCTCCAGTGTGCTGATCAGGAGTAAGCGCCGTAACTTCAATGGCATCCTGCCTGCTGAGATGGGCTCCCAGGTGGAGATGGAGTGTATCTCCTATTTCAGACCAGAATTCAAGTACCAGTGGATCCACTTCCACTGTGGATTCAAGTACCAGTGGATCCACTTCCTCCTGAACTTCTCAG AAAAAATTACCTTCCTGAATCTGATCTGGGACCAGATGGGCAGATACAGATATCAGGAAGTCCAACTCCAGGTGCCCTGGC AGGACTGCTTTTAGCAAAGGTTTCACTATCTCAGGATCCTTGCTGGTATTTCTCATCATGGTGACAGCAGTGGGCAGTGTCCTCTTCTGTGCATTCCTCATTCATACCCTGATCAGACATTACTCTACCAGGGCAAATTGGGCTACATGACCACCCACCTCAGACATAGAAGACAAGACCAGATGGGCAAGGAGGGTTCCAACTCCCCCACTTCCTTATCCGACACCATGGGACCATCAGGTATGCCCCTTCTCAACATTGCCAGGGACAGAGAAACGGAACAACCTATACATGCCCAATAA